In a genomic window of Mycolicibacter heraklionensis:
- a CDS encoding adenylate/guanylate cyclase domain-containing protein: MDLEPAPRQADGLGEAVEMPDQPSPNRRPTFSLDEAAAWLNRTTNDVRIVDLVRRVRRVLPGDPEFGDPLSTAGDGGPQAAARAADRLMGDRSAASREVSLGALQVWQALTQRMSRVPGNAEATLVFTDLVGFSTWSLQSGDDATLTLLRRVSRAIEPPLLDAGGRIVKRMGDGLMAVFRDPLVAVAAVLEAQEAIREVEVNGHTPRMRVGIHTGRPQRLADDWLGVDVNIAARVMERAAKGGIVVSGPTLERIDPAALDELGVVAKRARRQVLAAKTSGVPADLTMYRLKVVRQSPSDTD, from the coding sequence ATGGACCTCGAGCCGGCCCCTCGGCAGGCTGATGGGCTCGGGGAGGCGGTGGAGATGCCCGACCAGCCCAGCCCCAACCGCCGCCCAACGTTCTCCCTGGATGAGGCCGCGGCCTGGCTGAACCGCACCACCAACGACGTCCGGATCGTTGACCTGGTCCGGCGGGTGCGACGGGTGCTGCCCGGGGACCCGGAGTTCGGTGATCCGCTGTCCACCGCCGGAGACGGGGGACCGCAGGCCGCCGCGCGGGCGGCCGATCGCCTGATGGGAGATCGCTCGGCGGCCTCCCGTGAAGTCAGCCTGGGCGCGTTGCAGGTCTGGCAGGCCCTGACCCAACGGATGTCGCGGGTGCCGGGCAATGCTGAGGCGACGCTGGTCTTCACCGACCTGGTCGGTTTCTCAACGTGGTCGCTGCAGTCCGGCGACGACGCCACCCTGACGCTGCTGCGGCGGGTGTCGCGCGCGATTGAGCCGCCGCTGCTGGATGCGGGTGGACGCATCGTCAAACGGATGGGCGACGGGCTGATGGCCGTGTTCCGGGATCCGCTGGTCGCCGTCGCCGCGGTCCTGGAGGCACAAGAGGCCATCCGCGAGGTAGAGGTCAACGGGCACACGCCGCGGATGCGGGTCGGCATCCACACCGGCCGGCCGCAGCGGTTGGCCGACGACTGGCTGGGCGTGGACGTCAACATCGCCGCCCGGGTCATGGAACGCGCCGCCAAGGGCGGGATCGTGGTTTCCGGGCCGACCTTGGAACGTATCGATCCGGCCGCCCTTGATGAGCTGGGCGTGGTAGCCAAGCGGGCGCGCCGTCAGGTGCTCGCCGCCAAGACCAGCGGCGTCCCGGCGGATCTGACGATGTACCGCCTGAAGGTAGTTCGCCAGAGCCCTTCGGACACCGACTGA